One genomic region from Reichenbachiella ulvae encodes:
- a CDS encoding flippase, which yields MGKNNNNYWVKSGFFAISQRISIPLFGVGTFLIIIRSLTKEEMGVWALFMSITTAIEVGRNGLIKAAMVKFFTEAVDEHKKEVLSSAFYINLIYTTIVQVLLVVSSGYLSGFFESDQLGQMILYYSISAVLFIPFSHLEYVQQANLNFKGIFISYFVKQGWFFATICFLILILDQNISLIQLVLFQAISVFLGAVSSYITSRKYLVYNLRLSSEWISKLFSFGKYGLYTNLSNSALTTSDHILIGGLLSSTSVAIHNVAARITNVFVIPSVAVADILYPKTVRANEDDGVNAVKSLYEKAVAATLVPMIPVIIVVQLVPEFIIYLLAGSDYIEATPILRVTILGIIILPFLKQFGTVMNTLNKPHYNFYFVLCIALLNIGLNYQLISMFGILGGAIATLISYVIGFVSCQLILQKVGGISTSAVFKYTINYYTQMFKWTLTKIAKK from the coding sequence TTGGGCAAGAATAATAATAATTATTGGGTTAAATCCGGTTTTTTCGCGATTTCACAGCGTATTTCAATTCCACTTTTTGGTGTAGGTACTTTTCTCATTATTATCCGAAGTTTAACGAAGGAGGAGATGGGGGTTTGGGCTCTTTTTATGAGTATCACTACGGCGATAGAGGTTGGAAGAAATGGCTTGATCAAGGCTGCTATGGTGAAGTTTTTTACTGAAGCTGTAGATGAGCATAAGAAGGAGGTTTTGAGCAGCGCATTCTATATCAATTTGATTTATACAACGATAGTTCAGGTATTGCTTGTCGTTAGCAGTGGTTATTTGTCAGGTTTTTTTGAATCAGATCAACTTGGTCAAATGATTTTGTACTATTCCATAAGTGCTGTGCTATTTATTCCCTTTTCTCATTTGGAATATGTCCAACAGGCAAATTTGAATTTCAAAGGGATATTTATCAGCTATTTCGTAAAGCAAGGTTGGTTCTTTGCAACTATCTGTTTTCTGATATTAATTCTGGATCAAAATATTAGTTTAATCCAATTGGTTTTATTTCAGGCCATTAGTGTTTTTCTAGGCGCAGTATCATCCTATATTACTTCCAGGAAGTACTTGGTGTATAATCTGCGCTTATCATCAGAGTGGATTTCTAAATTGTTTTCTTTTGGGAAATATGGTTTATATACTAATTTAAGCAATTCGGCTCTTACCACCTCAGACCATATATTAATAGGGGGGCTGCTGTCATCTACTTCAGTCGCCATTCACAATGTAGCGGCTAGGATTACGAATGTGTTTGTAATTCCTTCAGTAGCTGTTGCTGATATATTATATCCTAAAACTGTTCGAGCCAATGAAGATGATGGGGTCAACGCTGTGAAATCATTATATGAAAAGGCAGTAGCTGCTACCTTGGTGCCGATGATCCCTGTGATCATAGTGGTTCAGCTTGTGCCAGAATTTATTATATACCTGCTGGCAGGATCGGATTATATTGAAGCGACTCCTATACTTAGAGTCACTATTTTAGGTATTATCATTTTGCCCTTTCTGAAGCAATTTGGGACCGTGATGAATACTTTGAATAAGCCACATTATAACTTCTACTTTGTTTTATGTATTGCCTTATTAAACATAGGTTTGAACTACCAATTGATTAGTATGTTTGGTATCTTAGGCGGAGCTATTGCGACCTTAATTTCATATGTTATAGGGTTTGTATCATGTCAGTTAATTCTTCAAAAAGTAGGTGGCATTTCAACCAGTGCTGTATTCAAATATACGATTAACTATTACACGCAAATGTTTAAATGGACCTTAACCAAAATCGCGAAGAAATAA
- a CDS encoding glycosyltransferase — MDLNQNREEIIYPPIVCLGFTPWNGNYAKSTTQLINRLARNHEIIYVDYQFTFKDVLYRFLGKSDLDVGPIIGTKKSLRVERTDQGTDVNVLSLPPVFPINWIDSESIFRFGLKVNSWLIRRKIKSAVKKMKWDKIAFVSAYNPFFALDSVGKLNEALHCYYCYDEISGSPWAQKYGAGVELDYMKMVDMIFVSSRTLQKSKAKTNPNCELIQNGVDFKFFNDYYIQNGYSREPDKVVIGYVGSLDERIDYALIRKIAEQFSDAEVRLIGRVVYPDLLEEIRGVENIKLIGALEYEKLPKELSKFNVGLIPFLKTVFTKNIYPLKINEYLAMALPVVKSNFSELPEFDSLVYTGDTHEEFIASVERALDEPDRYLMKERIDMASSNSWDFSVAKMSRLISEKFN; from the coding sequence ATGGACCTTAACCAAAATCGCGAAGAAATAATATATCCCCCAATTGTTTGTCTTGGATTTACCCCTTGGAATGGTAATTATGCTAAAAGTACCACTCAGTTGATCAATAGATTAGCGAGGAACCATGAGATAATATATGTGGATTATCAATTTACCTTTAAGGATGTACTATACAGATTTTTAGGTAAAAGTGACCTTGATGTGGGACCAATAATCGGTACCAAAAAGAGCCTAAGAGTTGAGAGAACTGATCAAGGGACTGATGTGAATGTGCTTTCCTTACCGCCTGTTTTTCCTATCAATTGGATTGATTCTGAAAGCATTTTTCGTTTTGGACTAAAAGTGAATAGTTGGTTGATTCGAAGGAAAATCAAAAGTGCTGTTAAAAAAATGAAGTGGGATAAAATAGCTTTTGTAAGTGCTTATAATCCCTTCTTTGCTTTGGATTCAGTAGGAAAGCTCAATGAAGCCTTGCATTGCTATTATTGTTATGATGAGATCAGCGGTTCTCCTTGGGCTCAGAAATATGGCGCAGGAGTAGAGTTGGATTATATGAAGATGGTTGATATGATTTTTGTATCCTCTAGAACCCTTCAGAAATCAAAGGCTAAAACAAATCCAAATTGTGAGTTGATTCAAAATGGAGTAGATTTTAAATTTTTCAATGACTATTACATACAAAATGGATATAGTCGTGAGCCGGATAAAGTTGTAATTGGATATGTAGGTAGTTTAGATGAAAGGATTGATTATGCCTTGATTAGAAAGATAGCTGAACAGTTTTCCGATGCTGAGGTAAGGTTAATTGGTAGAGTAGTTTATCCAGATTTATTGGAAGAAATACGGGGAGTTGAAAATATCAAACTGATTGGGGCATTAGAATATGAAAAGTTGCCAAAAGAGTTGTCTAAATTTAATGTTGGTTTGATTCCATTTCTTAAAACAGTATTTACCAAGAATATTTATCCTTTAAAGATTAATGAGTATTTGGCAATGGCCTTACCAGTGGTAAAGTCAAATTTTTCCGAGTTACCTGAGTTTGATTCACTTGTATATACTGGTGATACACATGAGGAGTTTATCGCAAGTGTGGAGAGAGCTCTAGATGAGCCAGATAGGTACTTGATGAAAGAACGTATCGATATGGCATCTTCAAATTCATGGGACTTTAGTGTGGCAAAAATGTCACGTTTAATATCTGAAAAATTCAATTGA